A DNA window from Cobetia marina contains the following coding sequences:
- a CDS encoding MerR family transcriptional regulator — translation MEGLLSATSTSDAIRPTQRTWSIGELARHFDVTTRTIRFYEQEGLLHPQRRGQTRIYHDKDRVRLKLTLRGKRLGFSLAEIREVVDLYDAADGGGEKQLTRLLDILAEKREGLERQLRDLTAMQRELDDVETRAREALARLTTHG, via the coding sequence ATGGAAGGCCTGCTGAGTGCCACCAGCACCAGCGACGCCATTCGCCCGACCCAACGCACCTGGAGCATCGGCGAGCTGGCACGTCATTTCGACGTGACCACACGCACCATCCGCTTCTATGAGCAAGAAGGCCTGCTGCATCCCCAGCGACGCGGCCAGACGCGCATCTATCACGACAAGGACCGCGTGCGCCTCAAGCTGACGCTGCGCGGCAAGCGGCTGGGATTCTCGCTGGCCGAGATTCGCGAGGTGGTGGATCTCTACGATGCCGCGGATGGCGGCGGCGAGAAGCAGCTCACGAGGCTGCTCGACATCCTGGCCGAGAAACGTGAAGGACTGGAGCGCCAGCTGCGCGACCTCACCGCCATGCAGCGCGAGCTGGACGATGTCGAGACGCGGGCGCGGGAAGCGCTGGCCCGCCTGACGACACACGGATGA
- a CDS encoding CoA-acylating methylmalonate-semialdehyde dehydrogenase — MSSTTLTSANGSLELLSRLRAVVAGDSAPLVLPQLINGQFVASSADQHLSVTNPATNAEVARVPLTPLSELDEALVHAEQAFQRWRNTPVPTRARLMLSYQHLLKQHHDELAEIISHELGKTFEDAKGDVWRGIEVVEHAANIPSLLMGETVENVATGIDSYSVTQSLGVCLGITPFNFPAMIPLWMFPLSIACGNAFVLKPSEQVPLTTLRLAELFMEAGAPEGILTVVQGGRDQVNHLLAHETPRTVSFVGSVPVGQHIYRTATDNLKRAQCFAGAKNHMVIMPDAPADQVVNALVGASVGAAGQRCMAISVAVFVGDSKALIARVRDALAEVRPGAWNDKGASYGPLISPQALERVTGWIGQGVEEGAELLLDGRGISVAGYPDGNWLGPCLFSKVTPEMVLYREEIFGPVLCCMEAADLSEAIELINNNPYGNGTSIFTRSGGAARRFQNEIAVGQVGINVPIPVPLPFFSFTGWRGSFFGDLHAYGKQAVRFYTETKTVTARWFDDAPAEGNQPNFSIQMR; from the coding sequence ATGTCTTCGACTACCCTCACGTCCGCAAATGGCTCGCTTGAGTTGCTGTCACGACTGCGCGCCGTCGTCGCCGGTGACAGCGCACCACTGGTATTGCCACAGCTGATCAATGGCCAGTTTGTCGCAAGCTCCGCCGATCAGCACCTGAGCGTGACCAACCCGGCCACCAACGCTGAAGTGGCGCGTGTTCCACTGACGCCGCTCAGCGAACTGGACGAGGCGCTGGTGCATGCCGAGCAGGCCTTCCAGCGCTGGCGCAACACCCCGGTGCCGACCCGTGCCCGTCTGATGCTCAGTTATCAGCATCTGCTCAAGCAGCATCATGACGAGCTGGCCGAGATCATCTCTCATGAGCTAGGCAAGACCTTCGAGGACGCCAAGGGCGATGTCTGGCGCGGCATCGAGGTGGTCGAGCATGCCGCCAACATTCCGAGTCTACTGATGGGCGAGACGGTGGAGAACGTCGCCACCGGCATCGACAGCTACTCCGTGACCCAGTCGCTGGGCGTCTGCCTGGGCATCACGCCGTTCAATTTCCCCGCCATGATACCGCTTTGGATGTTCCCGCTGTCCATCGCCTGCGGCAATGCCTTCGTGCTCAAGCCTTCCGAGCAGGTACCGCTGACCACGCTGCGTCTGGCGGAGCTGTTCATGGAAGCGGGAGCGCCCGAGGGCATCCTGACCGTGGTGCAGGGCGGGCGCGATCAGGTCAATCACCTGCTGGCCCACGAGACACCGCGCACCGTGAGCTTCGTCGGTTCGGTACCGGTGGGGCAGCACATCTATCGTACCGCCACCGACAACCTCAAGCGCGCCCAGTGCTTCGCGGGTGCCAAGAACCACATGGTGATCATGCCGGACGCTCCGGCGGACCAGGTGGTGAATGCGCTGGTCGGGGCCAGTGTCGGTGCGGCGGGTCAGCGCTGTATGGCGATCTCGGTGGCGGTCTTCGTCGGTGATTCGAAGGCCTTGATCGCGCGGGTGCGTGATGCGCTGGCCGAGGTGCGCCCCGGTGCCTGGAATGACAAGGGCGCCAGCTACGGACCGCTGATCTCGCCGCAGGCACTGGAGCGCGTGACGGGCTGGATCGGGCAGGGCGTCGAGGAAGGGGCCGAGCTGCTGCTGGACGGTCGCGGCATCTCGGTGGCGGGCTATCCCGACGGCAACTGGCTGGGGCCGTGCCTGTTTTCCAAGGTGACGCCGGAAATGGTGCTCTATCGCGAGGAGATCTTCGGGCCGGTGCTGTGCTGCATGGAGGCGGCGGATCTGTCCGAGGCCATCGAGCTGATCAACAACAACCCCTACGGCAACGGCACCTCCATCTTCACGCGCTCCGGCGGCGCGGCACGCCGCTTCCAGAATGAGATCGCGGTGGGCCAGGTCGGTATCAACGTGCCGATTCCGGTGCCGCTGCCGTTCTTCTCCTTCACCGGTTGGCGCGGCAGTTTCTTCGGCGATCTGCATGCCTATGGCAAGCAGGCGGTGCGCTTCTATACCGAGACCAAGACGGTGACGGCGCGCTGGTTCGATGATGCGCCGGCCGAGGGCAATCAGCCCAACTTCTCTATTCAGATGCGCTGA
- a CDS encoding enoyl-CoA hydratase yields MSSNQGPCLVLEKDRHIARVTINNPPANTWTEASLIELEQLLDELEGDGSVSAVVITGEGDRFFSAGADLKTFADGDKGVAATMARRFGLAFERLANFPGVTIAAVNGYAMGGGLECALACDIRIVERQAKLALPEAKVGLLPCAGGTQHLPWLVGEGWAKRMILCGEQVDAETAGRIGLAEEVVETGQSLERALAMAESVANQSPSAVARCKALIMSSRHRGMSDGLRMERELFVELFDDPNQKEGVSAFLEKRAPQWVSHQKEVKGGGRS; encoded by the coding sequence ATGTCATCCAATCAAGGGCCATGCCTCGTTCTCGAGAAGGATCGTCATATCGCCCGTGTCACCATCAACAACCCGCCGGCCAACACCTGGACGGAGGCGTCCTTGATCGAGCTGGAGCAGTTGCTCGATGAGCTGGAGGGCGATGGCAGCGTCAGTGCGGTGGTGATTACCGGTGAGGGCGACAGGTTCTTCTCCGCCGGCGCCGATCTCAAGACCTTCGCCGACGGTGACAAGGGCGTCGCCGCCACCATGGCGCGCCGCTTCGGGCTGGCCTTCGAGCGGCTGGCCAACTTCCCCGGCGTGACGATTGCCGCCGTCAACGGCTACGCGATGGGCGGCGGGCTTGAATGCGCGCTGGCCTGCGATATCCGTATCGTCGAGCGTCAGGCGAAACTGGCGCTGCCGGAGGCCAAGGTCGGTCTGCTGCCGTGCGCGGGCGGCACCCAGCATCTGCCGTGGCTGGTCGGCGAAGGCTGGGCCAAGCGCATGATCCTGTGTGGTGAGCAGGTGGATGCCGAGACCGCCGGTCGCATCGGGCTGGCCGAAGAGGTGGTCGAGACCGGCCAGAGCTTGGAGCGCGCGCTGGCGATGGCCGAGAGCGTCGCCAACCAGAGCCCGAGTGCGGTGGCGCGCTGCAAGGCGTTGATCATGTCATCTCGCCATCGCGGCATGAGCGATGGCCTGCGCATGGAACGCGAGCTGTTCGTCGAGCTGTTCGATGACCCCAACCAGAAGGAGGGCGTGAGTGCCTTCCTGGAGAAGCGTGCACCGCAGTGGGTCTCGCATCAGAAAGAGGTGAAGGGAGGAGGGCGCTCATGA
- a CDS encoding AMP-binding protein, giving the protein MSQDAIATRQSLSYLSTLSDTPLMGETIGDCLDRITARWPERDALISRHQGLRYTWAELHAEVERVARGLLAMGIERGDRVGIWAPNRAEWTLIQYATAKIGAVLVNLNPSYRGHELAYALKQSGAATLIFQARFKASDYVSILEELFPEAREARGRDGIHNGALPDLRRLVCFEAEDALPGMLHWQDVLGGAGEVSLETLQELQASLTFDDPINIQYTSGTTGAPKGATLSHHNILNNGFFVAERMNLTEHDKLVMPVPLYHCFGMVMGNLGCLTHGATIIYPEAGFDPLATLQAVSEEGATAMFGVPTMFIAELEHPRFDEFDLSSLRTGTMAGSICPIEVMRQVIERMHMREVTIAYGMTETSPVSLQTTREAPLDKRVSTVGTLHPHLEIKIVDPETGQVVPRGEKGELCTRGYSVMLGYWNNPDATAKAIDSGRWMHTGDLATLDEDGYVTIVGRIKDMIIRGGENIYPREIEDFLYTHPAVSDVQVIGVPDERYGEEVMAWVKLKEGEQLDAEGLKAFCQGRIAHFKVPRHIKFVEEFPMTVTGKIQKFKMRETATAELGLKP; this is encoded by the coding sequence ATGTCACAGGACGCCATTGCCACACGCCAGTCTCTCAGCTATCTGAGCACCCTCTCCGACACTCCCCTGATGGGGGAAACCATCGGCGACTGTCTCGATCGCATCACCGCGCGCTGGCCCGAGCGCGACGCTCTGATCAGCCGTCATCAGGGGCTGCGTTACACCTGGGCCGAGCTGCATGCAGAGGTCGAGCGCGTGGCGCGCGGCCTGCTGGCGATGGGGATCGAGCGCGGCGACAGGGTCGGCATCTGGGCACCCAATCGCGCCGAGTGGACCTTGATCCAGTACGCCACCGCCAAGATCGGCGCGGTGCTGGTCAATCTCAACCCGAGCTATCGCGGCCATGAGCTGGCCTATGCGCTCAAGCAGTCCGGCGCGGCGACGCTGATCTTCCAGGCACGCTTCAAGGCCTCGGACTACGTCTCGATCCTCGAGGAGCTGTTCCCTGAGGCCAGGGAGGCCCGCGGCCGTGATGGCATTCACAATGGCGCGCTGCCGGACCTCAGGCGTCTGGTCTGCTTCGAGGCCGAGGATGCCCTGCCCGGCATGCTCCACTGGCAGGATGTGCTGGGCGGCGCCGGAGAGGTCAGTCTCGAGACACTCCAAGAACTGCAGGCCAGCCTGACCTTCGATGACCCGATCAACATCCAGTACACCTCCGGCACCACCGGGGCCCCCAAGGGGGCCACGCTCTCGCATCACAACATTCTCAACAACGGCTTCTTCGTCGCCGAGCGCATGAATCTCACGGAGCACGACAAACTGGTGATGCCGGTGCCGCTCTATCACTGCTTCGGCATGGTGATGGGCAATCTGGGCTGCCTGACCCACGGAGCGACGATCATCTACCCCGAGGCGGGTTTCGATCCGCTGGCCACGCTGCAGGCGGTCAGCGAGGAAGGCGCCACCGCGATGTTCGGCGTACCGACGATGTTCATCGCCGAACTCGAGCACCCGCGCTTTGACGAGTTTGATCTCTCCAGCCTGCGCACCGGCACCATGGCGGGTTCCATCTGCCCCATCGAGGTGATGCGCCAGGTCATCGAGCGCATGCACATGCGGGAGGTCACCATCGCCTATGGCATGACCGAGACCAGCCCGGTGAGTCTGCAGACCACCCGCGAGGCACCGCTGGACAAGCGTGTCTCCACCGTCGGCACCCTGCATCCCCATCTGGAGATCAAGATCGTCGACCCCGAGACAGGCCAGGTGGTCCCGCGCGGCGAGAAGGGCGAGCTGTGCACACGCGGTTACAGCGTGATGCTCGGCTACTGGAACAACCCGGACGCCACCGCCAAGGCCATCGACAGTGGCCGCTGGATGCATACCGGTGATCTCGCCACCCTCGATGAGGACGGTTACGTGACCATCGTCGGGCGCATCAAGGACATGATCATCCGCGGTGGCGAGAACATCTATCCCCGCGAGATAGAGGACTTCCTCTACACCCATCCTGCCGTGTCGGACGTGCAGGTGATCGGCGTGCCCGATGAGCGCTATGGCGAGGAAGTGATGGCCTGGGTCAAGCTCAAGGAAGGCGAGCAGCTGGATGCCGAAGGCCTCAAGGCGTTCTGCCAGGGCAGAATCGCCCACTTCAAGGTGCCGCGCCATATCAAGTTCGTCGAGGAATTCCCGATGACCGTCACCGGCAAGATCCAGAAATTCAAGATGCGCGAAACCGCCACGGCGGAGCTGGGTCTCAAGCCATGA
- a CDS encoding acyl-CoA dehydrogenase family protein: MNFSLTDDQRALQEGARAFADAELAPHAAEWDATAHFPIETLKKAGEAGFMGLYVPEEHGGLGLPRLDSSIILEQLATGCISTTAYITIHNMVGWMIASFASDECREQWVPAMVAGDKLGSYCLTEPGSGSDAASLRTRAERDGDDYYLSGSKMFISGAGATDVLVVMARTGEPDSGAAGISAFVVPAGADGISYGKKEDKMGWNSQPTRLVSFDRVRVPADNRLGEEGEGFRFAMKALDGGRINIATCSLGAAQKALELSRDYLGERKQFGRELAQFQALQFKLADMATELTAARTLVRLAAFKLDEGDGEASAHCAMAKRFATDMGFEVCNQALQLHGGYGYIREYPLERLVRDTRVHQILEGTNEIMRLIIARRLLTPGMIESLA, encoded by the coding sequence ATGAACTTTTCGCTGACCGATGACCAGCGTGCCCTGCAGGAGGGCGCGCGTGCCTTCGCGGATGCCGAGCTTGCCCCGCATGCCGCCGAGTGGGACGCCACGGCCCATTTTCCCATCGAGACGCTGAAGAAGGCGGGTGAGGCTGGCTTCATGGGGCTCTATGTCCCCGAGGAGCATGGCGGTCTTGGCCTGCCGCGTCTGGACAGCTCCATCATTCTCGAGCAGCTGGCCACCGGCTGCATCTCGACCACCGCCTACATCACCATCCACAACATGGTCGGCTGGATGATCGCGAGCTTCGCCAGTGACGAGTGCCGCGAGCAGTGGGTGCCAGCGATGGTGGCGGGCGACAAGCTTGGCTCCTACTGCCTGACCGAGCCGGGCAGCGGCAGTGATGCCGCCAGTCTGCGCACCCGCGCCGAGCGTGACGGCGATGACTACTACCTGAGTGGCTCCAAGATGTTCATCTCCGGTGCCGGGGCGACGGACGTGCTGGTGGTGATGGCGCGCACCGGCGAGCCTGACAGCGGCGCGGCGGGTATCTCGGCCTTCGTGGTGCCAGCGGGTGCCGACGGCATCAGCTACGGCAAGAAGGAAGACAAGATGGGCTGGAACAGCCAGCCGACCCGGCTGGTGAGCTTCGATCGCGTGCGGGTCCCGGCGGACAATCGTCTGGGCGAGGAGGGCGAGGGCTTCCGTTTCGCGATGAAGGCGCTGGATGGCGGACGCATCAACATCGCCACCTGCTCGCTGGGCGCGGCCCAGAAGGCGCTGGAGCTGTCGCGGGATTATCTCGGCGAGCGCAAGCAGTTCGGGCGCGAGCTGGCGCAGTTCCAGGCCCTGCAGTTCAAGCTGGCCGACATGGCCACCGAACTGACCGCGGCGCGCACCCTGGTGCGGCTGGCGGCCTTCAAGCTCGATGAGGGCGACGGCGAGGCCAGCGCCCACTGTGCAATGGCCAAGCGCTTTGCCACCGACATGGGCTTCGAGGTCTGCAATCAGGCACTCCAGCTGCATGGCGGCTACGGTTATATCCGCGAGTACCCGTTGGAGCGGCTGGTGCGTGACACCCGTGTGCACCAGATTCTAGAAGGCACCAACGAGATCATGCGTCTGATCATCGCGCGCCGTCTTCTGACGCCGGGCATGATCGAGTCGCTGGCGTAA